From a single Micromonospora pallida genomic region:
- a CDS encoding alpha/beta fold hydrolase translates to MPEEFEVRLPDGVRLHGETTGPVDAEVTAVLLHGWTLDGRSWHRQLAGLGRQLGDRVRLLTYDARGHGRSSCMALRTATLAQLGDDLATVLDEVAPTGPVVLVGHSLGGMTIMEYAHRHPEHFAARTAGLVFVATTAEGHTHTGYGLPPRVARLIRLAETTGAGVLARCGSWRPPRALLRALRPSLRWLLFGDRCDPTDIRLVTSAVARASLRSIGGFRASIGAQHRLDTLAELGDVPAAALVGDRDRLTPPPCAESIAGVLPTTELTVCPGAGHMLMMERPDEVDAAIVAVLRQALAAPAPKAAAAPEA, encoded by the coding sequence ATGCCGGAGGAGTTCGAGGTGCGGCTCCCGGACGGCGTACGGCTGCACGGGGAGACGACCGGACCGGTCGACGCCGAGGTCACGGCGGTCCTGCTGCACGGCTGGACGCTGGACGGACGAAGCTGGCACCGGCAGCTCGCCGGGCTCGGCCGGCAGCTCGGCGACCGGGTACGCCTGCTCACCTACGACGCCCGGGGGCACGGCCGGTCGAGCTGCATGGCGCTGCGGACGGCGACCCTGGCGCAGCTCGGCGACGACCTGGCGACCGTGCTGGACGAGGTCGCGCCGACCGGGCCGGTGGTGCTGGTCGGGCACTCCCTGGGGGGCATGACCATCATGGAGTACGCGCACCGTCACCCGGAGCACTTCGCCGCCCGTACCGCCGGGCTGGTCTTCGTGGCCACCACCGCCGAGGGACACACCCACACCGGGTACGGGCTCCCGCCCCGGGTCGCCCGGCTGATCCGACTGGCCGAGACCACCGGGGCCGGGGTACTGGCCCGGTGCGGCTCGTGGCGACCACCGCGCGCCCTGCTGCGCGCCCTGCGGCCGTCCCTGCGCTGGCTGCTCTTCGGCGACCGGTGCGACCCGACCGACATCCGGCTGGTCACCTCGGCGGTGGCCCGCGCCTCGCTCCGCTCGATCGGCGGGTTCCGGGCCTCGATCGGCGCACAGCACCGCCTGGACACGCTCGCCGAGCTCGGGGACGTGCCGGCGGCGGCGCTGGTCGGCGACCGGGACCGGCTGACCCCGCCACCGTGCGCGGAGTCGATCGCCGGGGTTCTGCCGACCACCGAGCTGACCGTCTGCCCCGGTGCCGGCCACATGCTGATGATGGAGCGCCCGGACGAGGTCGACGCGGCCATCGTCGCCGTACTCCGGCAGGCGCTGGCCGCGCCGGCCCCCAAGGCGGCGGCCGCCCCGGAGGCGTGA
- a CDS encoding DUF3145 domain-containing protein translates to MPTRGVVYVHSTPLAVCPHVEWAIARVLAAPVNLQWTAQPVDPGARRAECGWTGRPGTGAELAAALRQWPMIRYEVTEEPSPGVDGERFMYVPGRGLFRASVGAAGDIQLGEDRLRSIMAAARGPEALAHALDKALGTAWDAELEPYRYAGDGAPVTLLTRVG, encoded by the coding sequence GTGCCAACGCGTGGCGTCGTATACGTCCACTCGACCCCACTCGCCGTGTGCCCGCACGTCGAGTGGGCGATCGCGCGCGTCCTCGCCGCGCCGGTCAATCTCCAGTGGACGGCCCAACCCGTCGATCCCGGTGCCCGCCGGGCCGAGTGCGGGTGGACCGGCCGTCCCGGAACGGGCGCCGAGCTGGCCGCTGCCCTCCGGCAGTGGCCCATGATCCGTTACGAGGTGACCGAGGAGCCCAGCCCCGGAGTCGACGGCGAACGCTTCATGTACGTGCCCGGCCGGGGGCTGTTCCGGGCCAGCGTGGGCGCGGCCGGGGACATCCAGCTCGGCGAGGACCGGCTGCGCAGCATCATGGCCGCCGCCCGGGGCCCGGAAGCGCTCGCCCATGCCCTGGACAAGGCGCTCGGCACCGCCTGGGACGCGGAGCTGGAGCCGTACCGCTACGCCGGCGACGGCGCCCCGGTGACCCTGCTCACCCGGGTCGGCTGA
- a CDS encoding glycoside hydrolase family 3 protein has protein sequence MAGVSSLLRRVGVASALLAVLTGCTGPAERPTTPATSGAATPSTGPSAAPAPAGDPAARAAALAATLRDEDLVGQVLMPYAYGSSATDVSAGSAQGNRALAGVSTPAEMIAKYRLGGLILVGFSADDPTSGNQETTNVDNPKQVHGLTTGLRAAAGKLPAGSAPFLIGTDQEYGVVTRITDGVTQLPSALAAGAADDPALTEAAWRAAGTELAAMGINMDFAPVADVLATRSTVIGSRSFGADPKRVAAQVGGAVRGLQGAGVAASLKHFPGHGHSAADSHAELPALTQSRKVLDTGALPPFTGGIDAGAWAVMSAHLDVKAVDPGTPGTFSRKLLTDVLRGQLGFQGVVITDGMNMAPAKRYPPGEAAVRALNAGNDLILMPPNVTQAYDGLLAALRDGSLPRTRLVEAVTRVLTLKFRLADRPAPDLSTLGDDAHDQAARALAAAAVTVLRGSCTAKVTGPVTVSASGGRERTRAALTEALTAAGVRVVPSGGTVVHLVGYGDGTADLRADADVTVAMDTPYVLAKAKSPTLLATWSSSRASMAGLAAVLAGKARPTGRAPVSVTGLRPPACSR, from the coding sequence ATGGCAGGCGTGTCGAGTCTCCTGCGTCGCGTCGGCGTCGCGTCCGCCCTGCTGGCCGTCCTGACCGGGTGCACGGGTCCGGCGGAGCGTCCCACCACCCCGGCGACCTCGGGTGCCGCGACCCCGTCGACCGGGCCGTCGGCGGCTCCGGCGCCGGCCGGGGACCCTGCCGCCCGGGCGGCCGCGCTGGCGGCCACGCTGCGCGACGAGGACCTGGTCGGGCAGGTGCTCATGCCGTACGCCTACGGCAGCTCGGCGACCGACGTCTCGGCCGGTTCGGCCCAGGGCAACCGGGCCCTGGCCGGGGTGTCCACGCCGGCCGAGATGATCGCGAAGTACCGGCTCGGCGGGCTGATCCTGGTCGGCTTCTCCGCCGACGACCCGACCTCGGGCAACCAGGAGACCACCAACGTCGACAACCCGAAGCAGGTCCACGGCCTGACCACCGGACTGCGGGCCGCCGCCGGGAAGCTCCCGGCCGGTAGCGCGCCCTTCCTGATCGGCACCGACCAGGAGTACGGCGTGGTCACCCGGATCACCGACGGGGTGACCCAACTCCCCAGCGCCCTCGCCGCCGGAGCGGCCGACGACCCGGCGCTCACCGAGGCCGCCTGGCGGGCCGCCGGCACCGAACTCGCCGCCATGGGGATCAACATGGACTTCGCCCCGGTCGCCGACGTCCTCGCCACCCGCAGCACGGTGATCGGTTCGCGGTCCTTCGGCGCCGACCCGAAGCGGGTCGCCGCCCAGGTCGGCGGGGCGGTCCGGGGGTTGCAGGGCGCGGGCGTGGCGGCCAGCCTCAAACACTTCCCCGGGCACGGGCACAGCGCCGCCGACTCGCACGCCGAACTGCCGGCGCTCACCCAGTCCCGGAAGGTTCTCGACACCGGGGCGTTGCCCCCGTTCACCGGCGGCATCGACGCGGGCGCCTGGGCGGTCATGTCGGCCCACCTCGACGTCAAGGCCGTGGACCCGGGCACCCCGGGCACCTTCTCCCGCAAGCTCCTCACCGACGTGCTCCGGGGGCAGCTCGGCTTCCAGGGGGTGGTGATCACCGACGGGATGAACATGGCCCCGGCGAAGCGCTACCCGCCGGGCGAGGCGGCGGTGCGGGCGCTCAACGCCGGCAACGACCTGATCCTCATGCCGCCGAACGTGACCCAGGCCTACGACGGGCTGCTCGCCGCGCTGCGCGACGGCTCGCTGCCCCGTACCCGGCTGGTCGAGGCGGTCACCCGGGTGCTGACCCTGAAGTTCCGGCTGGCCGACCGGCCCGCCCCGGACCTGTCCACCCTGGGCGACGACGCCCACGACCAGGCGGCCCGTGCGCTGGCCGCCGCCGCGGTGACCGTGCTGCGCGGCTCCTGCACCGCGAAGGTCACCGGGCCGGTCACCGTCTCCGCCTCCGGCGGGCGGGAGCGGACCCGGGCCGCGCTGACCGAGGCGCTGACCGCCGCCGGGGTGCGGGTGGTGCCCAGCGGCGGCACGGTGGTGCACCTGGTCGGCTACGGCGACGGCACCGCCGACCTGCGCGCCGACGCCGACGTCACGGTCGCCATGGACACCCCGTACGTGCTGGCGAAGGCGAAGTCGCCGACGTTGCTGGCCACCTGGTCGTCGAGCCGCGCGTCGATGGCCGGGCTCGCCGCCGTGCTGGCCGGCAAGGCCCGTCCCACCGGGCGGGCCCCGGTGTCGGTGACCGGCCTGCGCCCGCCGGCCTGCTCCCGCTGA
- a CDS encoding glycosyltransferase family 2 protein, with amino-acid sequence MTRPEPVLSVVVPMYNEEGVLPALAGRLRAVLADLGEPYEVVAVDDGSDDGTPAALTALRADWPQLRVLRLRRNSGHQAALVAGVLRARGRYVVSIDADLQDPPETIVEMLRVARADDLDVVYGVRADRSTDSPFKRWTAGGYYRLMRRLVGKQVPAQAGDFRLLSRAVVEALRDLPEPAPVLRLVVPWLGFPSGEVTYQRHRRAAGQTKYPLSRMAGLAAQSVTSFSAAPLRFATWLGLAGVAVCGLLVVFTVVAWALGGTVDGWPSLYVAILFLGAVQLLCLGLLGEYVGRIYTVVQGRPAYVVAADSAADGPAHRTADRATHRTADGLADPDAPAARSGDPVDSPDAGDAVGPLADSLR; translated from the coding sequence GTGACGCGACCGGAGCCCGTCCTCTCCGTGGTGGTGCCGATGTACAACGAGGAGGGCGTCCTGCCGGCGTTGGCCGGCCGGCTCCGCGCCGTCCTGGCCGACCTCGGCGAGCCGTACGAGGTGGTGGCGGTCGACGACGGCAGCGACGACGGCACCCCCGCCGCCCTGACCGCGCTGCGCGCCGACTGGCCGCAACTGCGGGTGCTCCGACTGCGGCGCAACAGCGGGCACCAGGCCGCCCTGGTCGCCGGGGTGCTGCGGGCCCGGGGCCGGTACGTGGTCAGCATCGACGCCGACCTCCAGGACCCACCCGAGACGATCGTCGAGATGCTCCGCGTGGCCCGCGCCGACGACCTCGACGTGGTCTACGGCGTCCGGGCCGACCGCAGCACCGACAGCCCCTTCAAGCGGTGGACCGCCGGCGGCTACTACCGGTTGATGCGTCGCCTGGTCGGCAAGCAGGTGCCCGCGCAGGCCGGTGACTTCCGGCTGCTCAGCCGAGCGGTCGTCGAGGCGCTGCGGGACCTGCCCGAGCCCGCCCCGGTGCTCCGGCTGGTGGTGCCCTGGCTCGGCTTCCCCAGCGGGGAGGTCACCTACCAACGCCACCGGCGGGCCGCTGGGCAGACCAAGTACCCGCTGTCCCGGATGGCCGGACTGGCCGCGCAGAGCGTCACCAGTTTCTCCGCCGCGCCGCTGCGCTTCGCCACCTGGCTCGGGCTCGCCGGGGTGGCGGTCTGCGGCCTGCTGGTGGTCTTCACCGTCGTCGCCTGGGCGCTCGGCGGCACGGTCGACGGCTGGCCCTCCCTCTACGTGGCGATCCTCTTCCTCGGCGCGGTGCAACTGCTCTGCCTCGGCCTGCTCGGCGAGTACGTCGGCCGGATCTACACCGTGGTGCAGGGCCGCCCGGCGTACGTGGTGGCCGCCGACAGCGCCGCCGACGGGCCGGCGCACCGTACCGCCGACCGGGCCACGCACCGTACCGCCGACGGGCTTGCCGACCCCGACGCACCGGCCGCCCGGTCCGGCGACCCGGTCGATTCCCCGGACGCCGGTGACGCGGTCGGCCCGCTGGCCGACAGCCTGCGGTGA
- a CDS encoding sugar-binding protein: MRFKAFLLPTALALALSGAPAALAAPDGTTDAKPTDAVDLDVLFVSAHPDDEAGSLATLGQWKENFGVRSGVVTITRGEGGGNAVGLEEGPPLGIIREREERTAIGRAGVENLYNLDRVDFWYTASAPLSEQIWGHDDTLAQIVRVIRQTRPEIVMTMNPSPTPGNHGNHQQAARFAAEAFHAAADPKAFPEQLSEEGLTPFRPAKFLRTGGTGSSSAGPACATSFTPTVPTDQVFGVWEGTLSKTGKSWAEIEVDARRDYVTQGWANTAAAPTNPAQQRCDFYTLVDSRVPYDPADTSPEAILRGSVLPAVNGGLPEDTEFHLTADRFDLTPGQTVEVTAHVRAAKRALTTPTVALRLPEGWTATGSGALRGAVAPGQERTTTFTVTVPADADTNQQSLLGATLTTGQGAGRTDRAVRVVADVRGTLEPLPEVGMFRDWAGAEGYPQLDTLIKPVLTLGSGKSRQVRVDLRNHGTTPQSGSVTLGLPAGFTADAATKSYTDLAAGATGAVTFTVTNSDPSLPTANEGGENGDYGITITTTSGSGTNVETGALEIVPTSEVPHAGHDHAVDGEAAPGEYPGEELDFSRIWEGQAVTGQDASAKGRIAYTEDALKVIVQVTDDVLGKKVVPQDCKRQRRTDSVEIIVDPKGDSSDTSTVFKAGIFPITDDPANGNPPCWQRDADNRQGPGAQTAPGMTVVSKVSEPYTGYTIEASIPFAVLPDAVDPARMGFNVLVYDSDTQDLSSQSRLGWSTFTGVRADPYRYGLMTLPGYTPGDREPSKPVFPDTAARSVHSPQTIAQSAVDGVAPAAVAKLPEGHCG; this comes from the coding sequence ATGCGATTCAAGGCGTTCCTGTTACCCACCGCGCTCGCCCTGGCCCTCTCCGGGGCACCCGCCGCCCTCGCCGCCCCCGACGGCACCACCGACGCCAAGCCGACCGACGCGGTCGACCTGGACGTGCTCTTCGTCAGCGCCCACCCCGACGACGAGGCCGGCAGCCTCGCCACCCTCGGCCAGTGGAAGGAGAACTTCGGCGTCCGCTCCGGCGTCGTCACCATCACCCGTGGTGAGGGCGGCGGCAACGCGGTCGGCCTGGAGGAGGGCCCGCCGCTGGGCATCATCCGGGAGCGCGAGGAACGCACCGCCATCGGCCGGGCCGGGGTGGAAAACCTCTACAACCTGGACCGGGTCGACTTCTGGTACACCGCCTCCGCGCCCCTGTCCGAGCAGATCTGGGGCCACGACGACACCCTGGCCCAGATCGTCCGGGTGATCCGGCAGACCCGGCCCGAGATCGTCATGACCATGAACCCGTCGCCGACCCCGGGCAACCACGGCAACCACCAGCAGGCCGCCCGGTTCGCCGCCGAGGCGTTCCACGCCGCCGCCGACCCGAAGGCGTTCCCCGAGCAGCTCAGCGAGGAGGGGCTCACGCCGTTCCGGCCGGCGAAGTTCCTCCGTACCGGCGGCACCGGCAGTTCGTCGGCCGGCCCGGCCTGCGCGACCAGCTTCACCCCGACGGTCCCCACCGACCAGGTCTTCGGCGTCTGGGAGGGCACCCTCAGCAAGACCGGCAAGTCCTGGGCCGAGATCGAGGTTGACGCCCGCCGCGACTACGTCACCCAGGGCTGGGCGAACACCGCCGCCGCCCCGACCAACCCGGCACAGCAGCGCTGCGACTTCTACACGCTGGTCGACAGCCGGGTGCCGTACGACCCGGCGGACACCTCCCCCGAGGCGATCCTGCGCGGCTCGGTGCTCCCGGCCGTCAACGGCGGTCTCCCCGAGGACACCGAGTTCCACCTGACCGCCGACCGGTTCGACCTCACCCCCGGTCAGACCGTCGAGGTCACCGCCCACGTACGGGCCGCGAAGCGGGCGCTGACCACGCCGACGGTCGCCCTGCGCCTGCCCGAGGGCTGGACCGCCACGGGCTCCGGTGCGCTGCGCGGCGCGGTCGCCCCGGGCCAGGAACGCACCACCACCTTCACCGTCACCGTGCCGGCCGATGCCGACACCAACCAGCAGTCACTGCTCGGCGCGACCCTCACCACCGGCCAGGGCGCCGGCCGCACCGACCGGGCCGTCCGGGTGGTCGCCGACGTGCGGGGCACCCTGGAGCCGCTGCCCGAGGTCGGGATGTTCCGGGACTGGGCCGGCGCGGAGGGCTACCCGCAGCTCGACACCCTGATCAAGCCGGTGCTCACCCTCGGCTCCGGCAAGAGCCGCCAGGTCCGCGTCGACCTGCGCAACCACGGCACGACCCCGCAGAGCGGCAGCGTCACCCTCGGTCTACCCGCCGGCTTCACCGCCGACGCGGCGACGAAGAGCTACACCGACCTCGCCGCCGGGGCGACCGGCGCGGTCACCTTCACCGTGACCAACAGCGACCCATCGCTGCCCACCGCCAACGAGGGGGGCGAGAACGGCGACTACGGCATCACCATCACCACCACCAGCGGCTCCGGCACCAACGTCGAGACCGGCGCCCTGGAGATCGTGCCGACCAGCGAGGTCCCGCACGCCGGGCACGACCACGCCGTCGACGGCGAGGCCGCACCGGGCGAATACCCCGGCGAGGAACTGGACTTCTCCCGGATCTGGGAGGGTCAGGCCGTCACCGGGCAGGACGCCTCGGCGAAGGGTCGGATCGCGTACACCGAGGACGCGCTGAAGGTGATCGTGCAGGTCACCGACGACGTACTCGGCAAGAAGGTGGTGCCGCAGGACTGCAAGCGGCAGCGGCGAACCGACAGCGTCGAGATCATCGTCGACCCGAAGGGCGACTCCTCGGACACCTCCACCGTGTTCAAGGCCGGCATCTTCCCGATCACCGACGACCCGGCCAACGGCAACCCGCCGTGCTGGCAGCGCGACGCCGACAACCGGCAGGGCCCGGGCGCCCAGACCGCGCCGGGGATGACCGTGGTCAGCAAGGTCAGCGAGCCGTACACCGGCTACACCATCGAGGCGAGCATCCCGTTCGCGGTGCTGCCGGACGCGGTCGACCCGGCCCGGATGGGCTTCAACGTGCTGGTCTACGACTCGGACACCCAGGACCTCAGCTCGCAGTCCCGGCTGGGCTGGTCCACCTTCACCGGGGTGCGCGCCGACCCGTACCGGTACGGCCTGATGACCCTGCCCGGCTACACCCCGGGCGACCGGGAGCCGAGCAAGCCGGTCTTCCCGGACACCGCCGCCCGCAGCGTGCACAGCCCGCAGACCATCGCGCAGTCCGCAGTGGACGGGGTGGCCCCGGCCGCCGTGGCGAAGCTGCCCGAGGGGCACTGCGGGTGA
- a CDS encoding ROK family protein — MSDVVTPPTSPVSRERAKEIKRLSVISTARQVRVLSRAELTELTGLSPATLTPLVRELIAEGYLIERGPGASRAGRPRAMLEFNPRAELVAAVSLEPSRLTCEIADSDGTVVAHRTVRLTGDIVDTVCRSVPELAGDGLPALRGVAIAAPGISSGGAVRLAPSVGVVEGRPIGESVQRRLGVPVVVDNDVNLMAAGEHAAGAGSDVADLLLLHVADGIGAGLVLDGQVRRGAGGAAGEVGFLPLDPTDQGHDGIGPFEDRWSENAIAERVVALAPGRRPDTPVAALVELAGTDRRAATYLDEVLTAWSRLIVSCVCVVDPGRVLLSGAATQLDDAAVDRLQALVAAAVPSPTEVRRAVLGDRAVLHGAVSYALSAAAAGLPHLLPSP, encoded by the coding sequence GTGAGTGACGTGGTGACGCCACCGACGAGCCCGGTGAGCCGGGAGCGGGCGAAGGAGATCAAGCGGCTTTCCGTGATCTCCACCGCCCGCCAGGTCCGGGTGCTCTCCCGCGCTGAGCTGACCGAGCTCACCGGGCTGAGTCCGGCCACGCTCACCCCGTTGGTCCGCGAGCTGATCGCCGAGGGCTACCTGATCGAGCGGGGACCCGGGGCGTCCCGGGCCGGTCGTCCCCGGGCGATGCTGGAGTTCAACCCCCGGGCCGAGCTGGTCGCCGCGGTCTCCCTGGAGCCGTCCCGGCTGACCTGCGAGATCGCCGACAGTGACGGCACGGTGGTCGCCCACCGCACCGTCCGGCTCACCGGTGACATCGTCGACACCGTCTGCCGGTCGGTGCCCGAGCTGGCTGGCGACGGCCTGCCGGCGCTGCGCGGGGTGGCCATCGCCGCGCCCGGGATCTCCTCCGGCGGCGCGGTCCGGCTCGCCCCCTCGGTGGGGGTGGTCGAGGGCCGCCCGATAGGGGAGTCGGTGCAGCGGCGGCTCGGGGTGCCGGTGGTCGTGGACAACGACGTCAACCTGATGGCGGCTGGCGAGCACGCCGCCGGGGCCGGCAGCGACGTGGCCGACCTGCTGTTGTTGCACGTCGCCGACGGCATCGGCGCCGGCCTGGTGCTCGACGGGCAGGTCCGCCGGGGCGCGGGCGGCGCGGCCGGCGAGGTCGGCTTCCTGCCGCTGGACCCGACCGACCAGGGCCACGACGGGATCGGTCCGTTCGAGGACCGCTGGTCGGAGAACGCCATCGCCGAGCGGGTGGTCGCGCTGGCCCCCGGCCGGCGGCCGGACACACCGGTGGCCGCCCTGGTCGAGCTGGCCGGGACCGACCGTCGGGCCGCCACCTACCTGGACGAGGTGCTCACCGCCTGGTCCCGGCTGATCGTCTCCTGCGTCTGCGTCGTCGACCCGGGTCGGGTGCTGCTCAGCGGGGCCGCCACCCAGCTCGACGACGCCGCCGTCGACCGGCTCCAGGCGCTGGTCGCCGCCGCCGTGCCCAGCCCGACCGAGGTACGCCGGGCGGTGCTCGGCGACCGGGCGGTGCTGCACGGCGCGGTCAGCTACGCGCTCTCCGCGGCCGCCGCCGGCCTGCCCCACCTGCTTCCCAGTCCCTGA
- a CDS encoding extracellular solute-binding protein encodes MRRRLLLAGALAAVLAAGTACGSGGGDDAAGGGATAEKLTIYTARDKKVSDYVVEQFTAKYPEYKGKVEILNLGAQEILERVRAEKANPQADVWWGGTQQGLSAGASEDLLAPIQPSFAGKMDAKYKDAEGRWFGEILLPEVIMYNNKALTPEQAPKDWDDLLKPEWKDKIIIRDVAASGTMRSIYSAMIVRQSPDGSNPQPGYDWLKKLDANTGAYAANPTDLYLKLSRQQGTLSAWNLQDVLLQANQSNMPFGYVMPASGAPVLVDGLAAVKGGNTEGAQKFLEFLFDDKLRGDLAKEYFQIPAVEIAEQPEWLAQLDLKPLDVDWDVIGKNETEWINHWNSQIKNKG; translated from the coding sequence ATGAGACGTCGACTTCTCCTCGCCGGGGCGCTCGCCGCCGTGCTCGCCGCCGGCACCGCGTGCGGTAGTGGCGGCGGTGACGACGCGGCCGGCGGCGGCGCGACCGCCGAGAAGCTGACCATCTACACGGCCCGCGACAAGAAGGTCTCCGACTACGTGGTGGAGCAGTTCACCGCCAAGTACCCGGAGTACAAGGGCAAGGTCGAGATCCTCAACCTGGGCGCGCAGGAGATCCTGGAGCGGGTCCGGGCGGAGAAGGCCAACCCGCAGGCCGACGTCTGGTGGGGTGGCACCCAGCAGGGACTCTCCGCGGGCGCGTCCGAGGACCTGCTCGCCCCCATCCAGCCGAGCTTCGCCGGCAAGATGGACGCCAAGTACAAGGACGCCGAGGGCCGCTGGTTCGGGGAGATCCTGCTGCCCGAGGTCATCATGTACAACAACAAGGCGCTCACCCCGGAGCAGGCCCCGAAGGACTGGGACGACCTGCTCAAGCCGGAGTGGAAAGACAAGATCATCATCCGGGACGTGGCCGCGTCAGGCACCATGCGGTCGATCTACTCCGCGATGATCGTGCGGCAGTCGCCCGACGGCAGCAACCCGCAGCCCGGCTACGACTGGCTGAAGAAGCTCGACGCCAACACCGGCGCGTACGCCGCCAACCCGACCGACCTGTACCTGAAGCTCTCCCGGCAGCAGGGCACGCTCAGCGCCTGGAACCTCCAGGACGTCCTGCTCCAGGCCAACCAGTCCAACATGCCGTTCGGGTACGTGATGCCGGCCTCCGGCGCGCCGGTGCTGGTCGACGGCCTCGCCGCGGTCAAGGGCGGCAACACCGAGGGTGCGCAGAAGTTCCTCGAGTTCCTTTTCGACGACAAGCTCCGGGGTGACCTGGCCAAGGAGTACTTCCAGATCCCGGCGGTGGAGATCGCCGAGCAGCCGGAGTGGCTGGCCCAGCTCGACCTGAAGCCGCTCGACGTCGACTGGGACGTGATCGGCAAGAACGAGACCGAGTGGATCAACCACTGGAACAGCCAGATCAAGAACAAGGGCTGA
- a CDS encoding ABC transporter ATP-binding protein, producing MIDVTLESVSKRFARGGDTAAVDDVDITIAAGEFFTLLGPSGCGKTTTLRMVAGFYFPTSGRIRFGTEDVTRRPPNKRDTGMVFQNYALFPHMSVAQNVAYGLKIRKVNRAESRRRVEEALGQVHLAGYGDRRIDELSGGQQQRVALARALVIRPRTLLLDEPLSNLDAKLREETRTEIRRIQQEAGTTAIYVTHDQAEAMAMSDRIAVMQSGRVQQIGAPQEIYHRPANAFVARFIGRSNVLDLPVVGAAEQTVTVRLPGGGEVTVGAPTGHGRTAGGTALVSVRPEHIALTTTTDPDALPGRVTEVEFTGMATNLVVDLAGEPVQVAAVDVPAGIAVGDQVGLRLNRDRMWVVRP from the coding sequence ATGATCGATGTCACGCTGGAGTCGGTGAGCAAGCGCTTCGCCCGGGGCGGCGACACCGCGGCCGTGGACGACGTCGACATCACCATCGCCGCCGGGGAGTTCTTCACCCTGCTCGGCCCGAGCGGCTGCGGCAAGACCACCACCCTGCGGATGGTGGCCGGGTTCTACTTCCCCACCTCCGGGCGGATCCGCTTCGGCACCGAGGACGTCACCCGCCGGCCGCCGAACAAGCGCGACACCGGCATGGTCTTCCAGAACTACGCGCTCTTCCCGCACATGAGCGTGGCGCAGAACGTCGCGTACGGCCTCAAGATCCGCAAGGTGAACCGGGCCGAGTCCCGGCGGCGGGTCGAGGAGGCGCTCGGCCAGGTGCACCTCGCCGGCTACGGCGACCGGCGCATCGACGAGCTCTCCGGCGGCCAGCAGCAGCGGGTCGCGCTGGCCCGCGCCCTGGTGATCCGGCCGCGCACCCTGCTGCTCGACGAGCCGCTGTCGAACCTCGACGCCAAGCTGCGTGAGGAGACCCGTACCGAGATCCGCCGCATCCAGCAGGAGGCCGGCACCACCGCCATCTACGTCACCCACGACCAGGCCGAGGCGATGGCCATGTCGGACCGGATCGCGGTGATGCAGTCCGGCCGGGTGCAGCAGATCGGCGCGCCGCAGGAGATCTACCACCGGCCGGCGAACGCCTTCGTGGCCCGGTTCATCGGCCGCAGCAACGTGCTCGACCTGCCGGTGGTCGGCGCGGCCGAGCAGACCGTCACGGTCCGGCTGCCCGGCGGCGGCGAGGTCACCGTCGGCGCGCCCACCGGCCACGGGCGGACGGCGGGCGGGACCGCCCTGGTCTCGGTCCGCCCCGAGCACATCGCCCTGACCACGACCACCGACCCGGACGCGCTGCCCGGCCGGGTCACCGAGGTGGAGTTCACCGGCATGGCCACCAACCTGGTGGTCGACCTGGCCGGCGAGCCGGTGCAGGTGGCCGCCGTGGACGTGCCGGCGGGCATCGCCGTCGGTGACCAGGTCGGCCTGCGGCTCAACCGCGACCGGATGTGGGTGGTGCGCCCGTGA